Part of the Neosynechococcus sphagnicola sy1 genome is shown below.
ATGCTGGCTGGCGTGCCGCCGCTGCCAACTTGTCCGATCTGGCAGCCATGGGAGCTACCCCCTTGGGCATGACCGTTGGCCTGGGACTCCCCGGTCACCTTCCCGTCACCTGGCTGGAGCAACTCTACCAGGGGCTAACCGCCTGCCTTCAGCCCTATCATACCCCCATTGTCGGTGGGGACATTTGTCGCTCCAGCGTCACCACCCTGGCAATCACCGCCTTTGGAACCGTGGCTCCAACCCAGGTGATTCGACGTTCCCAGGCACAGATTGGGGATGCAATTGTGGTCACCGGAGTCCATGGAGCTGCCCGCGCTGGCCTAGAGTTGCTCTTGCATCCCGATGTCGCTGCAACCTTACCAGCCTCCCGGCGATCGCAGTTGATCACTGCCCATCAACGTCCCATTCCCCGTCTCGATGTCTTACCCCTGCTATGGCGAAGTCTGGCTGCTGCTGCCCCGGAACGGCAGGCAATGGTAGCCGGGATGGACAGTAGTGACGGTCTGGCCGATGCCGTTCTCCAAATCTGTCGCGCCAGTGGGGTGGGAGCTTGCCTCGATCGCCTCGCCATCCCCATCCCCCCCGATCTGTGTCCGTGGGTCACCCCTGAACAAGCCATGGAGTGGGCTCTTTACGGTGGCGAGGACTTTGAACTGGTACTCTGCCTCCCTGCCTCAGTGGCCCACCACTTCGTTACCCAACTGGGTGCAGGAGCCGCCGTCATTGGTGAAATCCTTGCGGGCACGGGGGTTTCACTGATTGATCCGACAGGACACCTTCCGGTTCAGTGCCTGAGTTTAGGTCGGGGCTATCAACATTTTCCGCATTAGCTGGAGGTTGTGAATTTGTCATGACTGGCGTAGCAAGACGCTGTTTAAGTTCACCCTGGGTCTG
Proteins encoded:
- the thiL gene encoding thiamine-phosphate kinase encodes the protein MTPEPSTVTVADLGEQLLLQRLQAFCPSDLVGDDAAVLSTPPSEDLVVTTDLLVDGVHFSLGLATPEVNTTPPWDAGWRAAAANLSDLAAMGATPLGMTVGLGLPGHLPVTWLEQLYQGLTACLQPYHTPIVGGDICRSSVTTLAITAFGTVAPTQVIRRSQAQIGDAIVVTGVHGAARAGLELLLHPDVAATLPASRRSQLITAHQRPIPRLDVLPLLWRSLAAAAPERQAMVAGMDSSDGLADAVLQICRASGVGACLDRLAIPIPPDLCPWVTPEQAMEWALYGGEDFELVLCLPASVAHHFVTQLGAGAAVIGEILAGTGVSLIDPTGHLPVQCLSLGRGYQHFPH